From the genome of Gorilla gorilla gorilla isolate KB3781 chromosome 4, NHGRI_mGorGor1-v2.1_pri, whole genome shotgun sequence, one region includes:
- the KIF19 gene encoding kinesin-like protein KIF19 isoform X1, which yields MKDSGDSKDQQFMVALRVRPISVAELEEGATLIAHKVDEQMVVLMDPMEDPDDILRAHRSREKSYLFDVAFDFTATQEMVYQATTKSLIEGVISGYNATVFAYGPTGCGKTYTMLGTDQEPGIYVRTLNDLFRAIEETSNDMEYEVSMSYLEIYNEMIRDLLNPSLGYLELREDSKGVIQVAGITEVSTINAKEIMQLLMKGNRQRTQEPTAANQTSSRSHAVLQVAVRQRSRVKNILQEVRQGRLFMIDLAGSERASQTQNRGQRMKEGAHINRSLLALGNCINALSDKGSNKYINYRDSKLTRLLKDSLGGNSRTVMIAHISPASSAFEESRNTLTYAGRAKNIKTRVKQNLLNVSYHIAQYTSIIADLRGEIQRLKCKIDEQTGRGQARGRQDRGDIRHIQAEVQLHSGQGEKAGMGQLREQLASAFQEQMDVRRHLLELENRAMEVQIDTSRHLLTIAGWKHEKSRRALKWREEQRKECYAKDDSEKDSDTGDDQPDILEPPEVAAARESIAALVGEQKQLRKQKLALEQRCRELRARGRRLEETLPRRIGSEEQREVLSLLCRVHELEVENTEMQSYALLRDGALRHRHEAVRRLEQHRSLCDEIIQGQRQIIDDYNLAIPQRLEELYEVYLRELEEGSLEQATIMDQVASRALQDSSLPKITPAGTSLTPDSDLESVKTLSSDAQHLQNSTLPPLSTESEGHHVFKAGTGAWQAKSSSVPTPPPIQLGSLVTQEAPAQDSLGSWINSSPDSSENLLEIPLSHKERKEILTGTKCIWVKAARRRSRALGTEGRHLLAPATERSSLSLHSLSEGDDARPPGPLACKRPPSPTLQHAASEDNLSSSTGEAPSRAVGHHGDGPRPWLRGQKKSLGKKREESLEAKRRKRRSRSFEVTGQGLSHPKTHLLGPHQAERISDHRMPVCRHPAPGIRHLGKVTLPLAKVKLPPSQNTGPGDSSPLAVPPNPGGGSRRATRGARLPHGTSTHGKDGCSRHN from the exons ATGGTGGTTCTCATGGACCCAATGGAGGATCCCGACGACATCCTGCGGGCGCATCGCTCCCGGGAGAAGTCCTACCTGTTCGACGTGGCCTTTGACTTCACCGCCACCCAG GAGATGGTGTATCAGGCTACCACCAAGAGCCTCATCGAGGGCGTCATCTCAGGCTACAATGCCACTGTCTTTGCCTATGGCCCCACAG GCTGTGGGAAAACCTACACCATGCTGGGCACAGACCAGGAGCCTGGCATCTATGTTCGGACCCTCAATGACCTCTTCCGTGCCATCGAGGAGACCAGCAATGACATGGAGTATGAGGTCTCCATGTCCTACCTGGAG ATCTACAATGAGATGATCCGGGACCTGCTGAACCCCTCCCTGGGCTACCTGGAGCTGCGGGAGGACTCTAAGGGGGTGATCCAGGTGGCCGGCATCACCGAAGTCTCCACCATCAATGCCAAGGAG aTCATGCAGCTGCTGATGAAGGGGAACCGGCAGAGGACCCAGGAGCCCACGGCCGCCAACCAGACGTCCTCCCGCTCCCACGCGGTGCTGCAGGTGGCCGTGCGCCAGCGCAGCCGGGTCAAGAACATCTTGCAGGAGGTGCGGCAGGGCCGCCTGTTCATGATCGACCTGGCTGGCTCAGAGCGTGCCTCCCAG ACACAGAATCGTGGGCAGCGTATGAAGGAGGGGGCCCACATCAACCGCTCGCTGCTGGCACTGGGCAACTGCATCAACGCCCTGAGCGACAAGGGTAGCAACAAGTATATCAACTATCGCGACAGCAAGCTCACCCGGCTCCTGAAG GACTCTCTGGGAGGAAACAGCCGCACAGTGATGATTGCTCACATCAGTCCTGCGAGCAGTGCCTTCGAGGAGTCCCGGAACACCCTGACCTACGCCGGCCGGGCCAAGAACATTAAGACTAGG GTGAAGCAGAACCTCCTGAACGTCTCCTACCACATCGCCCAGTACACCAGCATCATCGCTGACCTGCGGGGCGAGATCCAGCGACTCAAGTGCAAGATTGATGAGCAGACTGGGCGGGGCCAGGCCCGGGGCCGGCAGGATCGGGGTGACATCCGCCACATCCAAG CTGAGGTCCAGCTGCACAGCGGGCAGGGTGAGAAGGCCGGCATGGGACAGCTTCGGGAGCAGCTCGCCAGCGCCTTCCAGGAGCAGATGGATGTGCGGAGGCACCTGCTGGAGCTGGAGAACCGTGCCATGGAGGTCCAGATTGACACCTCCCGACACCTGCTCACCATCGCCGG CTGGAAGCATGAGAAGTCCCGCCGGGCCCTCAAATGGCGGGAGGAGCAGCGAAAGGAGTGCTACGCTAAGGACGACAGCGAGAAGGACTCAGACACAGGCGATGACCAGCCAGACATCCTGGAGCCGCCCGAGGTGGCCGCAGCCCGGGAGAGCATTGCAGCCCTGGTGGGCGAGCAGAAGCAACTGCGCAAGCAGAAG CTGGCGCTGGAGCAGCGCTGCCGGGAGCTGCGCGCGCGGGGCCGGCGCCTGGAGGAGACGCTGCCGCGGCGCATCGGCTCCGAGGAGCAGCGCGAGGTGCTCAGCCTGCTGTGCCGCGTGCACGAGCTGGAGGTGGAGAACACCGAGATGCAGTCGTACGCGCTGCTCCGCGACGGTGCGCTCCGCCACCGCCACGAGGCCGTGCGCCGCCTGGAGCAGCACCGCAGTCTCTGCGACGAGATTATCCAGGGCCAGCGGCAGATCATCGACG ACTACAACCTGGCCATCCCGCAGCGCCTGGAAGAGCTCTACGAAGTGTACCTGCGGGAGCTGGAGGAGGGCAGCCTGGAGCAGGCCACCATCATGGACCAAGTGGCCTCCAGGGCCCTGCAG GACAGCTCCTTGCCCAAAATTACCCCAGCAGGAACCTCACTGACCCCAGATTCTGACCTGGAGAGTGTGAAGACATTGAGCTCTGATGCCCAGCACCTGCAGAACAgcaccctccctcccctcagcaCAGAGAG TGAAGGCCACCACGTGTTCAAGGCTGGTACTGGGGCCTGGCAGGCAAAAAGCTCCTCTGtgcccaccccacctcccatCCAGCTCGGCAGCCTGGTGACGCAGGAG GCCCCAGCTCAGGACAGCCTGGGCAGCTGGATCAACTCTTCCCCTGACAGCAGTGAGAACTTGTTGGAGATCCCCTTGTCCCACAAAG AGAGGAAGGAGATCCTGACTGGCACCAAGTGCATCTGGGTGAAGGCCGCCCGGCGGCGCTCGCGGGCCCTGGGCACCGAGGGGCGACACCTGCTGGCGCCCGCGACAGAGCGCAGCAGCCTGTCCCTGCACTCACTGAGCGAGGGCGACGATGCGCGGCCACCAGGCCCGCTGGCCTGCAAGCGGCCGCCCAGCCCCACACTGCAGCATGCTGCCAGTGAGGACAACCTGTCCAGCAGCACGGGCGAGGCCCCGTCCCGGGCAGTCGGACATCATGGGGACGGCCCCAGGCCCTGGCTGCGTGGCCAGAAGAAAAGCCTGGGCAAGAAAAGGGAGGAGTCGCTGGAGGCAAAGAGAAGGAAGCGGAGGTCCCGATCCTTCGAGGTCACCGGGCAAGGG CTCTCCCACCCCAAGACACACCTCCTGGGGCCCCATCAGGCGGAGCGCATCTCGGACCACAGGATGCCAGTGTGCAGGCACCCAGCCCCTGGTATCCGGCATCTGGGAAAGGTCACGCTACCTTTGGCCAAAGTCAAACTCCCTCCAAGCCAGAACACAG GCCCGGGGGACTCCTCACCCCTGGCTGTTCCCCCCAACCCAGGTGGTGGTTCTCGACGGGCTACCCGTGGGGCCCGCCTGCCCCACGGCACAAGCACCCATGGCAAAGATGGATGCTCCCGGCATAACTGA
- the GPR142 gene encoding probable G-protein coupled receptor 142: MLTGSCGDPQKKPQVTQDSVPQSMGLEGRETAGQPRVTLLPTPNVSGLSQEFESHWPEIAERSPCVAGVIPVIYYSVLLGLGLPVSLLTAVALARLATRTRRPSYYYLLALTASDIIIQVVIVFAGFLLQGAVLARQVPQAVVRMANILEFAANHASVWIAILLTVDRYTALCHPLHHRAASSPGRTRRAIAAVLSAALLTGIPFYWWLDMWRDTDSPSTLDEVLKWAHCLTVYFIPCGVFLVTNSAIIHRLRRRGRSGLQPRVGKSTAILLGITTLFTLLWAPRVFVMLYHMYVAPVHRDWRVHLALDVANMVAMLHTAANFSLYCFVSKTFRATVRQVIHDAYLPCTLASQPEGMAAKPVMEPPGLPKGAEV; this comes from the exons ATGCTGACAGGGAGCTGCGGGGACCCTCAGAAAAAGCCACAGGTGACCCAGGACTCAGTGCCCCAGAGCATGGGGCTTGAGGGACGAGAGACAG CTGGCCAGCCACGAGTGACCCTGCTGCCCACGCCCAACGTCAGTGggctgagccaggagtttgaaagccACTGGCCAGAGATCGCAGAGAGGTCCCCGTGTGTGGCTGGCGTCATCCCTGTCATCTACTACAGTGTCCTGCTGGGCCTGGGGCTGCCTG TCAGCCTCCTGACCGCAGTGGCCCTGGCGCGCCTTGCCACCAGGACCAGGAGGCCCTCCTACTACTACCTTCTGGCGCTCACAGCCTCGGATATCATCATCCAGGTGGTCATCGTGTTCGCGGGCTTCCTCCTGCAGGGAGCCGTGCTGGCCCGCCAGGTGCCCCAGGCTGTGGTGCGCATGGCCAACATCCTGGAGTTTGCTGCCAACCACGCCTCAGTCTGGATCGCCATCCTGCTCACGGTTGACCGCTACACTGCCCTGTGCCACCCCCTGCACCATCGGGCCGCCTCGTCCCCAGGCCGGACCCGCCGGGCCATTGCTGCTGTCCTGAGTGCTGCCCTGTTGACCGGCATCCCCTTCTACTGGTGGCTGGACATGTGGAGAGACACCGACTCACCCAGCACACTGGACGAGGTCCTCAAGTGGGCTCACTGTCTCACTGTCTATTTCATCCCTTGTGGCGTGTTCCTGGTCACCAACTCGGCCATCATCCACCGGCTACGGAGGAGGGGCCGGAGTGGGCTGCAGCCCCGGGTGGGCAAGAGCACAGCCATCCTCCTGGGCATCACCACACTGTTCACCCTCCTGTGGGCGCCCCGGGTCTTCGTCATGCTCTACCACATGTACGTGGCCCCTGTCCACCGGGACTGGAGGGTCCACCTGGCCTTGgatgtggccaacatggtggccaTGCTCCACACGGCAGCCAACTTCAGCCTCTACTGCTTTGTCAGCAAGACTTTCCGGGCCACTGTCCGACAGGTCATCCACGATGCCTACCTGCCCTGCACTTTGGCATCACAGCCAGAGGGCATGGCGGCGAAGCCTGTGATGGAGCCTCCGGGACTCCCCAAAGGGGCAGAAGTGTAG
- the KIF19 gene encoding kinesin-like protein KIF19 isoform X2, whose amino-acid sequence MKDSGDSKDQQFMVALRVRPISVAELEEGATLIAHKVDEQMVVLMDPMEDPDDILRAHRSREKSYLFDVAFDFTATQEMVYQATTKSLIEGVISGYNATVFAYGPTGCGKTYTMLGTDQEPGIYVRTLNDLFRAIEETSNDMEYEVSMSYLEIMQLLMKGNRQRTQEPTAANQTSSRSHAVLQVAVRQRSRVKNILQEVRQGRLFMIDLAGSERASQTQNRGQRMKEGAHINRSLLALGNCINALSDKGSNKYINYRDSKLTRLLKDSLGGNSRTVMIAHISPASSAFEESRNTLTYAGRAKNIKTRVKQNLLNVSYHIAQYTSIIADLRGEIQRLKCKIDEQTGRGQARGRQDRGDIRHIQAEVQLHSGQGEKAGMGQLREQLASAFQEQMDVRRHLLELENRAMEVQIDTSRHLLTIAGWKHEKSRRALKWREEQRKECYAKDDSEKDSDTGDDQPDILEPPEVAAARESIAALVGEQKQLRKQKLALEQRCRELRARGRRLEETLPRRIGSEEQREVLSLLCRVHELEVENTEMQSYALLRDGALRHRHEAVRRLEQHRSLCDEIIQGQRQIIDDYNLAIPQRLEELYEVYLRELEEGSLEQATIMDQVASRALQDSSLPKITPAGTSLTPDSDLESVKTLSSDAQHLQNSTLPPLSTESEGHHVFKAGTGAWQAKSSSVPTPPPIQLGSLVTQEAPAQDSLGSWINSSPDSSENLLEIPLSHKERKEILTGTKCIWVKAARRRSRALGTEGRHLLAPATERSSLSLHSLSEGDDARPPGPLACKRPPSPTLQHAASEDNLSSSTGEAPSRAVGHHGDGPRPWLRGQKKSLGKKREESLEAKRRKRRSRSFEVTGQGLSHPKTHLLGPHQAERISDHRMPVCRHPAPGIRHLGKVTLPLAKVKLPPSQNTGPGDSSPLAVPPNPGGGSRRATRGARLPHGTSTHGKDGCSRHN is encoded by the exons ATGGTGGTTCTCATGGACCCAATGGAGGATCCCGACGACATCCTGCGGGCGCATCGCTCCCGGGAGAAGTCCTACCTGTTCGACGTGGCCTTTGACTTCACCGCCACCCAG GAGATGGTGTATCAGGCTACCACCAAGAGCCTCATCGAGGGCGTCATCTCAGGCTACAATGCCACTGTCTTTGCCTATGGCCCCACAG GCTGTGGGAAAACCTACACCATGCTGGGCACAGACCAGGAGCCTGGCATCTATGTTCGGACCCTCAATGACCTCTTCCGTGCCATCGAGGAGACCAGCAATGACATGGAGTATGAGGTCTCCATGTCCTACCTGGAG aTCATGCAGCTGCTGATGAAGGGGAACCGGCAGAGGACCCAGGAGCCCACGGCCGCCAACCAGACGTCCTCCCGCTCCCACGCGGTGCTGCAGGTGGCCGTGCGCCAGCGCAGCCGGGTCAAGAACATCTTGCAGGAGGTGCGGCAGGGCCGCCTGTTCATGATCGACCTGGCTGGCTCAGAGCGTGCCTCCCAG ACACAGAATCGTGGGCAGCGTATGAAGGAGGGGGCCCACATCAACCGCTCGCTGCTGGCACTGGGCAACTGCATCAACGCCCTGAGCGACAAGGGTAGCAACAAGTATATCAACTATCGCGACAGCAAGCTCACCCGGCTCCTGAAG GACTCTCTGGGAGGAAACAGCCGCACAGTGATGATTGCTCACATCAGTCCTGCGAGCAGTGCCTTCGAGGAGTCCCGGAACACCCTGACCTACGCCGGCCGGGCCAAGAACATTAAGACTAGG GTGAAGCAGAACCTCCTGAACGTCTCCTACCACATCGCCCAGTACACCAGCATCATCGCTGACCTGCGGGGCGAGATCCAGCGACTCAAGTGCAAGATTGATGAGCAGACTGGGCGGGGCCAGGCCCGGGGCCGGCAGGATCGGGGTGACATCCGCCACATCCAAG CTGAGGTCCAGCTGCACAGCGGGCAGGGTGAGAAGGCCGGCATGGGACAGCTTCGGGAGCAGCTCGCCAGCGCCTTCCAGGAGCAGATGGATGTGCGGAGGCACCTGCTGGAGCTGGAGAACCGTGCCATGGAGGTCCAGATTGACACCTCCCGACACCTGCTCACCATCGCCGG CTGGAAGCATGAGAAGTCCCGCCGGGCCCTCAAATGGCGGGAGGAGCAGCGAAAGGAGTGCTACGCTAAGGACGACAGCGAGAAGGACTCAGACACAGGCGATGACCAGCCAGACATCCTGGAGCCGCCCGAGGTGGCCGCAGCCCGGGAGAGCATTGCAGCCCTGGTGGGCGAGCAGAAGCAACTGCGCAAGCAGAAG CTGGCGCTGGAGCAGCGCTGCCGGGAGCTGCGCGCGCGGGGCCGGCGCCTGGAGGAGACGCTGCCGCGGCGCATCGGCTCCGAGGAGCAGCGCGAGGTGCTCAGCCTGCTGTGCCGCGTGCACGAGCTGGAGGTGGAGAACACCGAGATGCAGTCGTACGCGCTGCTCCGCGACGGTGCGCTCCGCCACCGCCACGAGGCCGTGCGCCGCCTGGAGCAGCACCGCAGTCTCTGCGACGAGATTATCCAGGGCCAGCGGCAGATCATCGACG ACTACAACCTGGCCATCCCGCAGCGCCTGGAAGAGCTCTACGAAGTGTACCTGCGGGAGCTGGAGGAGGGCAGCCTGGAGCAGGCCACCATCATGGACCAAGTGGCCTCCAGGGCCCTGCAG GACAGCTCCTTGCCCAAAATTACCCCAGCAGGAACCTCACTGACCCCAGATTCTGACCTGGAGAGTGTGAAGACATTGAGCTCTGATGCCCAGCACCTGCAGAACAgcaccctccctcccctcagcaCAGAGAG TGAAGGCCACCACGTGTTCAAGGCTGGTACTGGGGCCTGGCAGGCAAAAAGCTCCTCTGtgcccaccccacctcccatCCAGCTCGGCAGCCTGGTGACGCAGGAG GCCCCAGCTCAGGACAGCCTGGGCAGCTGGATCAACTCTTCCCCTGACAGCAGTGAGAACTTGTTGGAGATCCCCTTGTCCCACAAAG AGAGGAAGGAGATCCTGACTGGCACCAAGTGCATCTGGGTGAAGGCCGCCCGGCGGCGCTCGCGGGCCCTGGGCACCGAGGGGCGACACCTGCTGGCGCCCGCGACAGAGCGCAGCAGCCTGTCCCTGCACTCACTGAGCGAGGGCGACGATGCGCGGCCACCAGGCCCGCTGGCCTGCAAGCGGCCGCCCAGCCCCACACTGCAGCATGCTGCCAGTGAGGACAACCTGTCCAGCAGCACGGGCGAGGCCCCGTCCCGGGCAGTCGGACATCATGGGGACGGCCCCAGGCCCTGGCTGCGTGGCCAGAAGAAAAGCCTGGGCAAGAAAAGGGAGGAGTCGCTGGAGGCAAAGAGAAGGAAGCGGAGGTCCCGATCCTTCGAGGTCACCGGGCAAGGG CTCTCCCACCCCAAGACACACCTCCTGGGGCCCCATCAGGCGGAGCGCATCTCGGACCACAGGATGCCAGTGTGCAGGCACCCAGCCCCTGGTATCCGGCATCTGGGAAAGGTCACGCTACCTTTGGCCAAAGTCAAACTCCCTCCAAGCCAGAACACAG GCCCGGGGGACTCCTCACCCCTGGCTGTTCCCCCCAACCCAGGTGGTGGTTCTCGACGGGCTACCCGTGGGGCCCGCCTGCCCCACGGCACAAGCACCCATGGCAAAGATGGATGCTCCCGGCATAACTGA
- the BTBD17 gene encoding BTB/POZ domain-containing protein 17 — protein sequence MPRRGYSKPGSWGSFWAMLTLVGLVTRAAQRADVGGEAAGTSINHSQAVLQRLQELLRQGNASDVVLRVQAAGTDEVRVFHAHRLLLGLHSELFRELLSNQSEAVLQEPRDCAAVFDKFIRYLYCGELTVLLTQAIPLHRLATKYGVASLQRGVADYMRAHLAGGAGPAVGWYHYAVGTGDEALRESCLQFLAWNLSAVAASTEWGAVSPELLWQLLQRSDLVLQDELELFHALEAWLGRARPPPAVAERALRAIRYPMIPPAQLFQLQARSAALARHGSAVADLLLQAYQFHAASPLHYAKFFDVNGSAFLPRNYLAPAWGAPWVISNPARDDRSTSFQTQLGPSGHDAGRRVTWNVLFSPRWLPVSLRPVYADAAGTALPAARPEDGRPRLVVTPASSGGDAAGVSFQKTVLVGARQQGRLLVRHAYSFHQSSEEAGDFLVHADLQRRNSEYLVENALHLHLIVKPVYHTLIRTPK from the exons ATGCCTAGGAGAGGCTACTCCAAGCCTGGGTCCTGGGGCAGCTTCTGGGCCATGCTGACCTTGGTGGGCCTGGTCACCCGTGCAG CACAGAGAGCCGATGTTGGCGGGGAGGCAGCTGGCACCTCCATCAACCACTCCCAGGCGGTGCTCCAGCGCTTGCAGGAGCTGCTGCGGCAGGGCAACGCCAGCGATGTGGTTCTGCGGGTGCAGGCTGCGGGCACCGATGAGGTCCGGGTATTCCACGCCCACCGCCTGCTGCTGGGACTGCACAGTGAGCTGTTCCGGGAGCTGCTAAGTAACCAGAGCGAGGCGGTGCTGCAGGAGCCGCGGGACTGCGCCGCTGTCTTCGACAAGTTCATCAG GTACCTGTACTGCGGGGAGCTGACCGTGCTGCTGACCCAGGCCATCCCCCTGCACAGACTGGCCACCAAGTACGGCGTGGCCTCCCTGCAGCGCGGCGTGGCCGACTACATGCGCGCGCACCTGGCGGGAGGCGCGGGCCCGGCGGTGGGCTGGTACCACTACGCGGTGGGCACCGGGGACGAGGCCCTGCGCGAGAGCTGCCTGCAGTTCCTGGCCTGGAACCTGTCGGCCGTGGCGGCCAGCACCGAGTGGGGCGCCGTGAGCCCTGAGCTGCTCTGGCAGCTCCTGCAACGCTCGGACCTGGTGCTGCAGGATGAACTGGAGCTGTTCCACGCGCTGGAGGCCTGGCTGGGTCGCGCGCGGCCGCCCCCTGCCGTGGCCGAGCGGGCGCTACGCGCCATACGCTACCCCATGATCCCACCGGCACAGCTGTTCCAGCTGCAGGCGCGCTCGGCAGCCCTGGCGCGCCACGGCTCCGCGGTGGCCGACCTCCTGCTGCAGGCCTACCAGTTCCACGCCGCGTCGCCGCTGCACTACGCCAAGTTCTTCGACGTCAACGGCAGCGCCTTCCTGCCCCGTAACTACCTCGCGCCCGCCTGGGGCGCCCCGTGGGTCATCAGCAACCCGGCCCGCGACGACCGCAGCACCAGCTTCCAGACGCAGCTGGGCCCGAGTGGCCACGACGCGGGCCGCCGGGTCACCTGGAACGTGCTCTTCTCGCCGCGCTGGCTGCCCGTCAGCCTGCGGCCCGTTTACGCGGACGCCGCGGGCACAGCGCTGCCCGCCGCGCGCCCGGAGGACGGCCGACCGCGGCTGGTGGTGACGCCGGCCAGCAGCGGCGGCGACGCGGCGGGCGTGAGCTTCCAGAAGACCGTGCTGGTGGGGGCGCGCCAGCAGGGCCGCCTGCTGGTCCGCCACGCCTACAGCTTCCACCAGAGCAGCGAGGAGGCCGGCGACTTCCTGGTGCACGCCGACCTGCAGCGGCGCAACTCCGAGTACCTGGTTGAGAACGCCCTGCACCTGCACCTCATCGTCAAGCCCGTATACCACACCCTTATCCGGACCCCCAAGTAG